From Anaerohalosphaera lusitana, one genomic window encodes:
- a CDS encoding ATP-binding protein, whose translation MSDKHKILIVDDEQRVLAAMRRRYRKKYDVVTADSGREAINKLEREGSFTVVISDLQMPGMNGLEFLSMVRDISPDSICIMLTGFAELDAAVQAVNQGHIFRFLTKPCGNDVVDEAIDEAVKEYRKLTTTRSYTYSMHVVDGVPGKCERSSGCVALTGYSNQDFYADDELWIKAVRPDFRDAVAMMRDDVINRRDVKPLEFQIEKKDGSVRWVRETILPHYGEGGEVEALEGYVEDITEKKDLQRKLIASEARYQKLVENSPGLVFQMVMRQGQAVRFSFIGESCLDLLGLEPEAVMQDSNVFLERLEVQDRAEFVRLLKESAVRCKPWEWWGSGVFKSEKRSFQGVARPEVDDKGDVCWDGLLTDMTHLREVELKLRSVAKLAAENPNPVMRIDDENVITYANNASEELLGLWGCSEGDEVPGDVIDCMYNIRANNKNECIEKEWGGRVFSVVFAPVSEGDYVNIYARDITEVKMAERKLIEANERLREFDRIKNEFVSTVSHELRTPLCIFKNITSNALAGVMGRISKKLRKNLEMADEIIDRLSRVVGDFLDISKIEAGAVELDREVFDLAELVRRVTDAFEAVAEDYGVRLDVTSPDQKCLVHADSDRVSQVITNLLSNAVKFSPEGGTIRVSASINDDEVEIAVQDSGPGLSRDDMERVFERFVQVGDDRSKKGLGTGLGLPISRELVEMHGGKLWADSVVGEGSCFRFVLPLYLQKSENTKDEPQTSIRLPGRDV comes from the coding sequence ATGTCTGATAAGCATAAGATATTGATAGTTGATGATGAGCAGCGTGTTCTGGCGGCTATGCGTCGCCGTTATCGCAAAAAATATGATGTTGTTACCGCAGATAGCGGTCGCGAGGCGATCAATAAACTCGAGCGAGAGGGTTCTTTCACGGTAGTTATCTCGGATCTGCAGATGCCAGGCATGAACGGCCTGGAATTTCTGTCGATGGTGCGGGATATCAGTCCGGACAGCATATGTATTATGCTGACGGGATTCGCTGAGCTCGATGCCGCGGTTCAGGCGGTGAACCAGGGACATATTTTCAGGTTTTTGACGAAACCATGCGGCAACGATGTCGTGGATGAGGCGATTGATGAAGCTGTCAAGGAATATCGCAAGCTCACTACGACAAGAAGCTATACTTACAGCATGCATGTGGTTGATGGTGTGCCGGGCAAATGTGAGCGCAGCAGCGGGTGTGTGGCCTTGACGGGTTACAGCAACCAGGACTTTTATGCCGATGACGAGTTGTGGATAAAGGCGGTCAGACCCGATTTTCGAGATGCTGTGGCTATGATGCGCGACGATGTTATAAACCGTCGTGATGTCAAACCTTTGGAGTTTCAGATTGAAAAGAAGGACGGATCGGTCCGCTGGGTGCGTGAGACGATACTGCCGCATTATGGAGAGGGTGGGGAGGTAGAAGCTCTTGAGGGTTATGTGGAGGACATCACAGAGAAAAAAGATTTGCAGCGCAAGCTGATAGCGAGTGAGGCACGTTATCAAAAGCTTGTCGAGAATTCACCCGGTCTTGTTTTTCAGATGGTGATGCGTCAGGGCCAGGCTGTCCGTTTTTCATTTATCGGTGAAAGCTGCCTTGACCTCTTGGGCCTAGAGCCTGAGGCGGTGATGCAGGACAGCAACGTTTTTCTCGAACGGCTGGAGGTTCAAGACAGAGCGGAGTTTGTGCGGCTTCTGAAAGAGTCAGCAGTGAGATGCAAGCCTTGGGAATGGTGGGGAAGCGGTGTGTTCAAATCCGAGAAGAGGTCCTTCCAGGGTGTTGCTCGTCCTGAGGTCGATGACAAGGGAGATGTCTGTTGGGATGGTCTTTTGACGGATATGACGCACCTGCGAGAGGTGGAACTGAAGTTGCGGAGTGTTGCGAAGCTTGCCGCAGAAAATCCCAACCCTGTTATGCGGATAGACGATGAAAATGTTATCACCTATGCCAACAATGCAAGCGAAGAACTGCTTGGGTTGTGGGGGTGCAGCGAAGGTGATGAGGTGCCAGGGGATGTTATAGACTGCATGTATAATATCCGGGCTAACAATAAGAATGAGTGTATAGAAAAGGAATGGGGCGGACGTGTCTTCTCAGTCGTATTTGCGCCTGTTTCGGAAGGTGATTATGTAAATATATATGCACGTGACATAACTGAAGTAAAGATGGCAGAACGTAAACTCATTGAAGCCAATGAGAGGCTGCGGGAGTTTGACCGCATAAAGAACGAATTCGTTTCGACGGTTTCGCATGAGTTGAGGACGCCTTTGTGCATTTTTAAGAATATTACGTCCAATGCTCTGGCGGGTGTGATGGGACGGATCAGTAAGAAGCTGCGAAAGAATCTGGAGATGGCGGATGAGATCATCGACAGGCTTTCAAGAGTTGTCGGCGATTTTCTGGACATATCGAAGATCGAGGCAGGTGCGGTTGAGCTTGACAGGGAAGTGTTCGATCTGGCTGAGCTGGTGCGTCGAGTAACAGATGCGTTTGAAGCAGTAGCTGAAGACTATGGTGTTAGGCTGGATGTGACGAGTCCCGACCAGAAGTGCCTGGTCCATGCGGACAGTGACAGAGTCTCTCAGGTTATTACTAACCTGTTGAGCAACGCTGTCAAGTTCAGCCCGGAGGGCGGAACGATACGAGTGTCTGCGTCTATCAATGACGATGAGGTGGAGATCGCGGTTCAGGACAGCGGGCCGGGATTGAGCAGGGACGATATGGAGAGAGTTTTCGAACGGTTTGTGCAGGTTGGAGATGACCGCAGCAAGAAAGGGCTCGGCACAGGGTTGGGGTTGCCCATCTCAAGGGAGCTCGTTGAGATGCACGGCGGTAAATTGTGGGCGGACAGTGTTGTCGGGGAGGGAAGCTGTTTCAGATTTGTGCTGCCTCTATATTTGCAGAAGAGTGAAAATACGAAAGATGAGCCCCAAACGTCCATTCGGCTGCCTGGCAGGGATGTTTAG
- a CDS encoding response regulator, protein MRVRILIVDDERDYLALMQLNLDIEGYEVGTACTESEALASLESRRPDLILMDVDMGEESGLDITSRLKKNPETADIPLIMVTGEDSEEDRVRGFEAGADDYVTKPFELTFLLERVRAVLGGERMQAPAQS, encoded by the coding sequence GTGCGAGTGAGAATTTTGATCGTTGATGATGAGCGTGATTATCTTGCGCTTATGCAGCTTAACCTTGACATAGAAGGTTATGAGGTGGGAACCGCTTGCACGGAAAGTGAGGCTTTGGCGAGCCTTGAGAGCAGGCGGCCGGATCTGATACTGATGGATGTTGACATGGGTGAGGAGTCGGGGCTTGATATTACATCTCGGCTCAAGAAGAACCCGGAAACCGCGGACATACCATTGATCATGGTCACAGGTGAGGACAGCGAGGAAGACAGGGTGCGTGGTTTTGAGGCGGGTGCGGATGATTATGTTACCAAGCCTTTTGAGCTGACTTTTCTGCTTGAAAGGGTGAGGGCGGTGCTCGGTGGAGAACGTATGCAGGCACCGGCCCAGTCATAG
- a CDS encoding response regulator transcription factor: MEKILIIDDVLDLLETLSLALEQEGYEVRTAETGGEAMACIRTDTPDLILLDVMLEDISGIDLAARLKGNPETAHIPIIMLTARDTEADIIVGLKMGADDYITKPFSTAVLLARIETILRRAKLTSGGMREILSAGDVKVHLNKRSVRAGGKEIDLTEGEYNILVALMEAGGAVLSREDLKECLGERAKGEKERIVDVHIAAARKKLGEHKDIIKTVHGRGYRIVF, translated from the coding sequence ATGGAAAAGATACTTATTATCGATGATGTGCTGGACCTGCTGGAGACGCTGAGCCTTGCGCTGGAGCAGGAGGGGTATGAGGTGCGAACCGCTGAGACGGGCGGGGAGGCAATGGCGTGTATCAGGACGGACACGCCCGATCTGATACTGCTCGACGTGATGCTTGAGGACATCTCAGGGATCGATCTTGCGGCAAGGTTGAAGGGGAATCCTGAGACGGCACATATCCCGATCATAATGCTAACTGCGCGGGATACGGAGGCGGATATCATTGTCGGCCTGAAGATGGGGGCAGACGATTACATTACCAAGCCTTTTAGTACTGCGGTTCTGTTAGCGCGGATAGAGACGATACTAAGGCGTGCTAAGCTGACAAGCGGGGGAATGCGCGAAATCCTGTCGGCTGGGGATGTGAAGGTGCATCTGAATAAAAGGAGCGTTCGGGCGGGCGGTAAAGAGATCGATCTGACGGAGGGTGAATACAATATTCTCGTTGCGCTTATGGAGGCTGGGGGGGCCGTGCTTTCTCGTGAGGATTTGAAGGAGTGTCTGGGCGAGCGAGCCAAGGGTGAGAAGGAACGCATTGTCGACGTGCACATAGCGGCTGCGAGAAAGAAGCTTGGTGAACACAAAGACATAATCAAGACGGTTCACGGGCGGGGTTACCGGATCGTTTTCTGA
- a CDS encoding PEGA domain-containing protein produces the protein MSARNTFTKSLFAMLVTAAPLLTGCIERKLTINTKPQGALVTLNDEQVGKSPVTVDFNWYGDYKVHIAREGYTTLDTHRVLEAPTHDKFPFDFFYGVLWPETIVDEYEWTFELEPYQVPDRNLLIESALDARQEALGSTFKNRTDTTK, from the coding sequence ATGTCTGCAAGAAATACATTCACAAAGTCGCTCTTCGCTATGTTGGTCACCGCAGCCCCCCTGCTGACCGGCTGTATAGAACGAAAGCTCACCATCAATACCAAACCCCAGGGTGCCCTGGTGACTCTGAATGACGAACAGGTCGGCAAGTCACCCGTAACGGTCGACTTCAACTGGTATGGCGACTACAAGGTCCACATAGCACGAGAAGGATATACAACTCTCGACACTCACCGCGTTCTGGAGGCCCCGACGCACGACAAGTTCCCATTCGACTTTTTCTACGGAGTACTATGGCCCGAAACTATCGTTGACGAATATGAATGGACATTTGAACTAGAGCCCTACCAGGTGCCCGACAGAAACCTGCTTATAGAATCCGCCCTCGATGCCCGCCAGGAAGCTCTAGGCAGCACATTCAAAAACAGAACGGACACAACCAAATAA
- the pheT gene encoding phenylalanine--tRNA ligase subunit beta — translation MKISLDWLQEYVEINESWQEVGDILSDLGFPLEGMEQFGDDIVLDIEVTSNRGDCLSHVGVAREFAAATGRTLKLPELKESQGGGESAADIVSIDIEAPELCQRYTGRIIKGIKIGPAPDWMVSRLEAVGVRSVNNVVDATNYAMLETGQPPHAFDFDKIGGGKIVVRKAVKGERIVSIDETKCDLQPDMLVIADAERPVAIAGVMGGLNTEVSESTTTVLLEDAQFDAVSVRNTGRRLGISSEAAFRFERHVDTERIDWASKRTADLIVEVAGGQVIEGVVDEYPGKQIEPARVKLRFERLNSILGIEVESDTAVEILTRLGFEPERKGDSMVIATVPSWRHDISREIDIIEEVARCYGYDQIPVDRRINIEVKPVEPREKLAGVVRNFMNGCGFYETVNVTFVNEKVEQIFAESKEHLGVSDESRKEANLLRQSLLGSLMGVLQNNHNAKNSPCKVFEMATTFKPKAGADLPEEKTRLSLVCDSEFRVIKGVVEGLIRKLSRDAQIEFKPADAGWWTAGVDVFVGGKLLGKCGVVSDKVRNSFGLKEVKDVSAAELDFGVLLEMFGGVSAAKPIPRYPAVTRDLSLVVDEGVLWQEIEKCILQKAPAELEKVDFVGIYRGKQIDQGKKSVTVSLRFRDEDGTLTHERVDEFEKVIFDSLRDSLDATLRTA, via the coding sequence ATGAAGATTTCTCTCGATTGGCTGCAAGAATACGTAGAAATTAACGAATCCTGGCAGGAGGTGGGCGACATACTCAGCGATCTGGGCTTTCCGCTGGAAGGTATGGAGCAGTTTGGTGACGATATCGTCCTGGATATCGAGGTCACCAGTAATCGCGGCGACTGTCTGTCGCATGTTGGTGTTGCCAGGGAATTTGCGGCTGCGACGGGTCGTACACTGAAGCTGCCCGAGCTGAAAGAGTCCCAGGGTGGTGGTGAGTCGGCGGCGGATATTGTTTCGATAGACATCGAGGCACCCGAGCTCTGTCAGCGTTATACAGGCAGGATCATTAAGGGCATCAAGATCGGCCCTGCGCCTGACTGGATGGTGAGTCGGCTGGAGGCGGTCGGTGTTCGAAGTGTGAATAATGTGGTGGATGCGACGAACTATGCGATGCTGGAGACCGGACAGCCGCCGCACGCGTTCGATTTCGATAAGATCGGCGGAGGAAAGATCGTCGTCCGAAAAGCGGTCAAGGGCGAGAGGATCGTCAGTATCGATGAGACGAAATGTGACCTGCAGCCCGATATGCTTGTTATTGCTGATGCCGAGCGGCCGGTCGCTATCGCGGGCGTTATGGGCGGGCTTAATACCGAGGTCAGTGAGAGCACCACAACGGTACTGCTTGAGGATGCACAGTTCGACGCTGTGAGCGTGCGGAACACCGGCAGGCGACTGGGTATATCTTCGGAAGCGGCGTTCAGGTTCGAACGGCACGTTGACACAGAACGGATCGATTGGGCGTCGAAGCGTACGGCGGATCTGATAGTGGAGGTTGCCGGCGGCCAGGTTATCGAAGGTGTTGTTGATGAGTATCCGGGCAAGCAGATCGAGCCCGCCCGGGTCAAGCTGCGTTTCGAGAGATTGAACTCCATACTTGGCATAGAGGTTGAATCGGACACAGCCGTTGAGATATTGACGCGACTCGGTTTTGAGCCAGAACGCAAGGGCGACTCGATGGTTATCGCGACGGTACCCTCGTGGCGTCACGATATCTCTCGTGAGATCGATATAATCGAAGAGGTTGCACGGTGCTACGGATACGATCAGATACCGGTTGACCGCCGGATAAATATTGAGGTCAAGCCGGTCGAACCGCGAGAGAAGCTGGCGGGAGTGGTTCGCAATTTCATGAACGGCTGCGGTTTTTATGAGACGGTAAATGTGACTTTCGTCAATGAGAAGGTCGAGCAGATTTTTGCCGAGTCAAAAGAACATCTCGGTGTCAGTGATGAATCACGTAAAGAGGCGAACCTGCTAAGGCAGAGCCTGCTTGGTTCATTGATGGGGGTGCTGCAGAATAATCATAATGCAAAGAACAGCCCATGCAAAGTCTTTGAGATGGCGACGACGTTCAAGCCCAAGGCTGGGGCCGATCTTCCCGAGGAGAAAACACGCTTGAGCCTGGTATGCGATTCGGAGTTTCGTGTGATCAAGGGTGTTGTAGAGGGGCTGATCAGGAAGCTCAGCCGCGATGCACAGATCGAGTTCAAGCCTGCCGACGCCGGGTGGTGGACCGCTGGTGTTGATGTGTTTGTGGGCGGCAAACTGCTGGGTAAATGCGGCGTTGTTTCGGATAAGGTTCGCAACTCTTTCGGCCTCAAGGAAGTTAAGGACGTCAGTGCGGCCGAGCTGGATTTTGGGGTGCTTCTCGAAATGTTCGGCGGCGTCTCGGCGGCTAAACCCATACCGAGGTATCCTGCTGTTACGCGTGACCTTTCTCTTGTTGTTGACGAAGGTGTGCTTTGGCAGGAGATCGAAAAATGTATTCTGCAGAAGGCTCCTGCTGAGCTCGAAAAGGTTGACTTTGTCGGGATATACAGAGGCAAGCAGATCGATCAGGGCAAAAAAAGCGTGACAGTTTCGCTACGTTTCCGTGATGAGGACGGAACATTGACCCATGAACGAGTGGACGAGTTTGAGAAAGTGATTTTCGATTCGCTGCGAGATTCGCTGGATGCGACTTTGCGAACCGCATAG
- the lon gene encoding endopeptidase La: MKLVDIVNLDNYIVGDSPDEDEEGTFELPDTIPLLPLRGTVAFPGTVMPLAIGRQSSIKLVEDCPPQAVLGLVAQKSADIESPTGQDIYRIGTAASVLKVIKMPQGTINLIAHGVCRFKILEIVGKEPYLRARVEALPIRSRMTKKMRALVLNARHAAERVFALSPNLPEEASVLLENVQDPSSLADFIAATLNLSVSEKQQILEQTNVTKRLENINRKLADQLEVLELSNKIHGQVRESIDKSQREYFLQEELKAIQAELGQTDRHTEELDQLEERILATKMSKKAQAEALRELDRMSRLPVASPEYGVIRSYLDWMCELPWSISTEDKLDIQRAERVLNKDHYGLEKVKKRIIEFLAVRKLNPKGKSPILCFVGPPGVGKTSLGKSIARAMGRNFIRISLGGIRDEADIRGHRRTYIGALPGRILQELRKTGSRNPVFMLDELDKIGQDFHGDPASALLEVLDPQQNDTFTDHYLDQPFDLSDIMFIGTANYTEPIPEPLLDRMETIELPGYTQGEKLKIATKYLVPRQIKENGLKKNQINIKPEAIDAMIDKYTREAGVRNLERTIAAVCRSVATRIAKGTSRKATIGASNLAKILGPREYEPELAMRTSTPGVATGLAYTPEGGEILFVESAQTPGKGELNLTGQIGEVMKESAQAAWSIIKADADKLGLDEKLFSDFDYHVHVPAGAVPKDGPSAGCAIYTSLLSLLQGRPIKPDVAMTGEITLKGLVLPVGGLKEKIIGAKRAGIKTVILPSRNRKDIKDLPKEATQGIDFVFVNKVTSLVKMVFKN, from the coding sequence ATGAAGCTGGTGGACATAGTAAACCTTGACAATTACATCGTCGGCGACAGCCCGGACGAGGACGAAGAAGGCACGTTCGAGCTGCCTGATACGATCCCCCTGCTGCCGCTTCGGGGCACGGTCGCCTTTCCCGGCACAGTTATGCCCCTGGCAATAGGTCGTCAGAGCAGCATAAAGCTGGTCGAAGATTGCCCGCCTCAGGCGGTACTGGGCCTGGTCGCCCAAAAGTCAGCCGATATCGAATCCCCCACGGGTCAGGACATATACAGAATTGGAACGGCTGCCTCAGTCCTAAAGGTCATCAAAATGCCCCAGGGAACGATCAACTTGATAGCTCATGGCGTTTGCAGGTTCAAGATACTGGAAATTGTCGGCAAAGAGCCCTACCTTCGAGCACGGGTTGAAGCTTTGCCAATTCGATCCAGGATGACCAAAAAGATGCGTGCACTGGTACTCAATGCACGTCACGCGGCCGAGAGGGTTTTCGCATTGAGCCCGAACCTGCCCGAGGAGGCATCCGTTCTGCTCGAAAACGTACAGGACCCATCCAGCCTGGCGGACTTCATAGCTGCCACACTAAACCTCAGCGTTAGCGAAAAACAGCAGATCCTCGAACAGACGAACGTCACAAAACGGCTTGAGAACATCAATCGCAAACTCGCCGACCAGCTCGAAGTACTCGAGCTTAGCAACAAAATCCACGGCCAGGTCCGCGAGTCCATCGATAAAAGTCAGCGTGAATACTTTTTGCAGGAAGAGCTTAAAGCCATCCAGGCCGAGCTTGGCCAAACTGATCGACACACTGAGGAACTGGACCAGCTCGAGGAGCGTATTCTCGCCACAAAAATGAGCAAAAAGGCCCAGGCCGAGGCCCTCCGAGAACTCGATCGCATGTCACGCCTGCCTGTCGCTTCGCCGGAATACGGCGTCATCAGGTCGTACCTTGACTGGATGTGCGAACTGCCGTGGTCAATCTCCACCGAAGACAAACTCGACATCCAGCGAGCCGAACGAGTACTGAACAAGGACCACTACGGCCTTGAGAAAGTAAAGAAACGAATCATCGAATTCCTCGCGGTCCGAAAGCTCAATCCCAAAGGCAAGAGTCCGATCCTGTGCTTTGTAGGCCCGCCCGGTGTGGGCAAAACCAGCCTCGGTAAATCTATCGCACGCGCGATGGGACGAAACTTCATCCGCATTTCTCTAGGCGGCATCCGGGATGAAGCGGACATTCGTGGACACAGAAGAACCTACATCGGTGCACTGCCTGGTCGTATCCTCCAGGAACTGCGCAAGACCGGCTCTCGCAACCCCGTCTTCATGCTGGATGAACTCGACAAGATCGGCCAGGACTTCCACGGAGACCCCGCGTCCGCCCTTCTCGAAGTTCTCGACCCGCAGCAGAACGACACATTCACCGACCATTATCTCGACCAGCCCTTTGATCTTTCTGACATAATGTTCATCGGCACGGCAAACTACACCGAGCCGATCCCAGAGCCGCTGCTGGACCGCATGGAAACCATCGAGCTGCCTGGCTATACCCAGGGTGAAAAACTCAAGATCGCAACAAAGTACCTGGTCCCGCGTCAGATAAAAGAGAACGGGCTTAAGAAAAACCAGATCAACATCAAGCCCGAGGCCATCGATGCGATGATCGACAAATACACCCGCGAAGCAGGTGTGCGGAATCTTGAACGCACCATCGCGGCGGTCTGTCGCTCAGTCGCAACACGGATCGCAAAAGGAACGTCACGCAAAGCAACCATCGGCGCATCGAATCTGGCGAAGATACTCGGGCCTCGCGAGTACGAACCAGAACTTGCAATGCGTACTTCCACCCCGGGCGTCGCGACAGGTCTGGCCTACACACCCGAAGGCGGCGAGATACTCTTTGTTGAATCCGCACAGACACCGGGCAAGGGCGAGCTCAACCTTACAGGCCAGATAGGTGAGGTAATGAAGGAAAGCGCCCAGGCCGCATGGTCGATCATCAAAGCTGACGCAGACAAGCTCGGCCTCGATGAAAAGCTGTTTTCCGATTTCGATTACCACGTCCACGTTCCCGCCGGCGCGGTTCCGAAAGACGGCCCGAGTGCCGGCTGTGCGATCTATACATCGCTGCTTTCACTGCTGCAGGGCCGACCCATAAAACCGGACGTAGCAATGACCGGTGAGATAACGCTTAAGGGCCTCGTGCTGCCGGTTGGCGGGCTCAAGGAAAAGATCATCGGTGCAAAACGAGCGGGCATTAAGACAGTCATCCTGCCTTCCAGAAACCGCAAGGATATCAAGGACCTGCCCAAAGAAGCAACGCAGGGAATCGACTTCGTCTTCGTAAACAAAGTCACAAGCCTTGTAAAGATGGTCTTCAAAAACTAG
- a CDS encoding tyrosine-type recombinase/integrase, translated as MATEKIGIYRRWLEPAPTENGRKIPKSDWPKNRRHNWVVRWFGTDRKRYSKSFKTRKQADNFARQLQEQVNCGKQDRPKRIAFEDFVAEHKILTKGQVADATLVEQMHKLKLFKKFIGGNTLLTEIRARDAEAFIAKRLASGISTATANKDIRTLKSIFNLAIERRGYLKEGDNPFAKIKQRRISSKPINYVSMDDYRKLLHTTDSLWWKTFISAAYCCGLRRGELVNLTWNDIDFENQYIYVNPKKHMEHTIEWEPKDHERRVIPMPEKTAQLFADIHFESTGCAPYVFLSPERLRHIKQRIDRGTWNSKCEVINNLPKKFNTLCKKAKICEYSIHDLRRSAITNWAQHLPIQIVQQFAGHSNITTTRQYYLAVCPENLASASKLMNKMLQKGFSGLTQK; from the coding sequence ATGGCAACAGAAAAAATTGGCATTTATCGCAGATGGCTCGAACCTGCTCCGACAGAAAACGGCAGGAAAATACCCAAAAGCGACTGGCCCAAAAATAGACGCCACAACTGGGTAGTTCGATGGTTCGGAACTGACCGCAAGAGGTATTCAAAAAGCTTCAAGACGAGAAAGCAGGCTGACAATTTTGCCCGTCAGCTCCAGGAGCAGGTAAACTGCGGTAAGCAGGACAGACCAAAGAGGATAGCGTTCGAAGATTTTGTCGCGGAACATAAAATCCTTACTAAAGGACAGGTCGCTGATGCCACATTAGTTGAGCAAATGCATAAGCTCAAACTCTTTAAAAAGTTCATAGGCGGCAACACCCTATTAACTGAGATACGTGCTCGCGATGCCGAAGCTTTTATCGCTAAAAGACTGGCCTCGGGCATCAGTACAGCAACAGCAAACAAAGACATCCGAACTCTTAAAAGCATCTTCAATCTCGCAATTGAACGCAGAGGTTATCTCAAAGAAGGAGACAACCCTTTTGCAAAAATCAAGCAGAGAAGAATTTCTTCCAAACCAATCAATTATGTAAGCATGGACGACTACCGTAAATTACTGCACACCACTGACAGTTTGTGGTGGAAGACGTTCATCTCTGCCGCTTACTGTTGCGGCTTAAGAAGAGGCGAACTGGTGAATTTGACTTGGAATGACATAGATTTCGAAAACCAATACATTTATGTCAATCCAAAAAAGCACATGGAACACACTATCGAGTGGGAACCAAAAGATCACGAACGTCGTGTAATTCCTATGCCAGAGAAAACTGCCCAACTGTTCGCAGATATCCATTTCGAGTCAACGGGATGCGCACCTTATGTTTTCCTCTCGCCAGAAAGATTGAGACATATCAAACAGCGGATAGATAGAGGCACTTGGAACTCTAAGTGTGAAGTAATCAACAATCTTCCAAAAAAATTCAATACACTCTGTAAGAAAGCGAAGATTTGTGAGTACTCAATACATGACTTAAGAAGGTCTGCAATAACTAACTGGGCACAACATCTGCCAATCCAAATCGTACAGCAATTTGCGGGGCACTCTAATATAACCACAACTCGACAATACTATTTGGCAGTTTGTCCTGAAAATCTGGCCTCGGCAAGCAAGCTGATGAATAAGATGCTTCAGAAAGGCTTTTCGGGACTGACGCAAAAGTGA
- a CDS encoding helix-turn-helix domain-containing protein: MDLREQNEYDWPPRPHVFPELMTPVEAAMFLRLDQTGHTPKSARRTLNYWRDRGELCATKYARRVWYLKSELEAFLSVKTENI; encoded by the coding sequence ATGGATCTAAGAGAACAAAATGAATACGATTGGCCCCCAAGGCCGCATGTCTTCCCTGAGCTGATGACTCCGGTCGAAGCTGCAATGTTCCTGCGGCTCGACCAGACAGGCCACACACCAAAGTCAGCCAGAAGGACACTCAATTACTGGCGAGACAGAGGCGAACTTTGTGCCACCAAATACGCCAGACGAGTATGGTATCTCAAAAGTGAGCTCGAGGCCTTCCTCTCCGTCAAGACGGAAAACATCTAG
- a CDS encoding ISL3 family transposase — MTGQHLIKKLGQWEGYRVGTVGPAKKGPEFWVELIPEYGHGICDGCGQECSSVHETVQRWIRDLPVFDKTTHLLVHRRRLLCPRCGPKLERISWLDRYSRHTTRLVESVARLCDVMSIKHVAEYFSLSWSTVKDIHKRHLKKKLGPVDLSNVELLAMDEFAIQKGHRYATVIIDPTCKKVLWVGRGRSRASIRPFFEMLGDRCKDIKAVAMDMNASFEQEVQLHCPQAEIVYDLFHVVAKYGREVIDRVRVDQANRLRDDKPARRVIKGSRWLLLRNRENIEKPEDLVRLDELLAANESLMTTYVMKDDLKLLWNLSDRKAAESCWGQWLDRAMQSGIEPLMKFAKRLSKYAAGIIAHSRWPLHTSLLEGINNKIKTIKRQAYGYRDDEYFFLRIRAAFPGIP; from the coding sequence TTGACTGGACAACATCTTATCAAAAAACTCGGCCAATGGGAAGGATATCGTGTTGGAACTGTTGGGCCTGCTAAGAAAGGCCCTGAATTCTGGGTCGAATTGATACCTGAATATGGCCATGGAATTTGCGACGGCTGCGGCCAGGAATGCAGCAGCGTTCACGAGACCGTCCAGCGTTGGATCCGCGATCTGCCGGTCTTCGACAAGACTACCCACCTGCTCGTTCACCGAAGGCGTCTGCTGTGCCCCAGATGCGGGCCGAAGCTTGAACGAATCTCCTGGCTGGACCGTTACAGCCGCCACACTACCCGGCTGGTCGAATCGGTCGCCAGGCTGTGTGATGTGATGAGCATAAAGCATGTGGCCGAGTATTTTTCGCTGTCCTGGTCGACCGTCAAGGACATCCACAAGCGGCATCTCAAGAAGAAGCTGGGCCCTGTCGACCTGTCGAATGTGGAGCTGCTGGCGATGGATGAATTCGCCATTCAAAAGGGCCACAGATATGCAACGGTTATCATCGATCCGACCTGCAAGAAAGTGCTCTGGGTGGGCCGAGGGCGTTCGAGAGCCTCTATCAGGCCATTCTTCGAAATGCTCGGCGACCGCTGCAAAGACATCAAAGCAGTAGCAATGGACATGAACGCCAGCTTCGAGCAGGAGGTTCAGCTGCATTGTCCGCAGGCAGAAATAGTTTATGATCTGTTCCATGTCGTGGCCAAGTACGGCCGTGAAGTGATCGATCGGGTCAGGGTCGATCAGGCCAATCGACTACGAGACGACAAGCCCGCCCGCAGGGTGATCAAGGGCTCGCGCTGGCTGCTGCTTCGCAATCGTGAGAACATCGAAAAGCCTGAGGACCTGGTTCGCCTCGATGAGCTGTTGGCCGCCAACGAGTCGCTGATGACGACCTACGTGATGAAGGATGATCTCAAGCTGCTGTGGAATCTGAGCGATCGCAAGGCCGCCGAATCGTGCTGGGGTCAGTGGCTCGATCGAGCCATGCAAAGCGGGATTGAGCCGCTGATGAAGTTTGCCAAAAGGCTGAGCAAATACGCCGCCGGAATCATCGCACACAGCAGATGGCCGCTGCATACGTCACTGCTGGAGGGGATCAATAACAAGATCAAAACCATCAAGCGACAGGCATACGGCTATCGAGACGATGAATATTTCTTCCTGAGAATAAGAGCAGCATTCCCCGGTATTCCGTGA